The Acidobacteriota bacterium genomic interval GCAGCTGAGCACGGTGATCACGCTGACCCCGGCGAACCGCAGGAACAGACTGGAATACAGGATGATGAAGAGATATAGGAGTGAGAACGGCGTCTCGACCACCCCGGTGATGAACACGATGAAATTGACCAGCGTGAAGTCGAACAGCAGGTGGACGTAGACCGCCGCCGGCCGCAACCGCGCCGGCAGCTTGTTGAAGAACACCAGCAGGATGTTGATGACGAACGCCGAGAGCATCACGCCGTAGAACGCCGTGGCCAGCCGGTGCTGGGGATAGAAAAACGCCGTGACGTAGATGGTTGTCAGGATGATGGTGATCAGGATCGTCCGGATCACAATCACCAAGTTGAGCTTGTGCTTGAAATCGTCCATGAGAAAAGAAACCCTGGAAACAGTCAGTGTTTCCAGGGTTGACGGTTTCAGACGGTGCTTAGTGAGCGCCGGCCAACCGGGAGATGAGGGTGAACATGGGCAGGTACATGGACACCACGATGGTGCCGATGGTCACGCCCAGGAACACCAGCAGCAGCGGTTCCAGCAGGCTCATCAGGTTGGCGACGGAGCGGTCCACCTCGTCCTCGTAGAATGAGGCGACGCGCTCCAGCATGGAGTCCAGCTCGCCGGTCTGTTCGCCGACGTTGACCATCTGGATCACCATGGTGGGAAACATGCCGGTCTCCTCCAGCGGAGTGGTCAGGTTCTTGCCGGCCTCGATTTCGGTCTGGACCTTCTTGATCGCCTGTTCGAATATCACGTTGCCGGCGGCGCGTGAGGTGATGTCCAGCGCTTCCAGGATGGGAATACCGCTGGTGATCAGGGTGCTCAGCGTCTGAGTGAACCGGGAGATGGCAATCTTCTGGAGCAGGACACCGACGATGGGGATCTTCAACAGCAGGCGGTCGATCACCTCGCGACCGGCCGGAGTGTCGTACCACTTCTTGATTGCATAGGCGATGACGCCGATAAGAATGATGATCAGGATCGCGAAGCGGGCGATGAAATGCGACGTGCCGATGACGATCTTGGTCAGCAGGGGCAGTTCGGCGCCCAATCCCTCGAACAATGACGCAAACGTGGGAATGACCAGCCAGAGTAGCAGAAAGACGGCGATGATGGCCACGCTGATGACCACGGCCGGGTAAATCAGGGCCGATTTGATGGCCGCCTTCAACTTGACGATCTTCTCCATGTAGGCGGAGAGGCGCTTGAGGATCGTGTCCAGGATACCGCCGGTTTCGCCTGCCTGGACCATGTTCACGTAGAGGGCATCGAACACTTTCGGATGTTTGGCCATGGCGTCGGAGAGCGACTGGCCGGCTTCCACGTCACGCTGAACCTGCAGCAGCACCTGCTGAAAGGTGGCTTTCTCCTGCTGCATGCCCAGGATCCGGATGCACTGCACCAGCGGCAGGCCGGAGTCGATCATGACCGCAAACTGGCGGGTGAAGAAGGCAATGTCTTTGTCGGAAACACGCTTCTTGATCGTGGGCAGTGCGATCTCCTTGCCCTTTTCCTTGACGCTGAGCGGATTGATCTGCTCGTTGCGCAACAAGGTCATCAGAGCCTGTTTGCTCGGAGAAAAACGTTCCCCCGAGACAATGGCGTTGGTGACCAGATGCTTGCCGCGAAAGACGTATGTGGGCATACCCGTCTCCCTCAGTGGTTTTTTCAGCTGCGTCCCGTCGGGGGCTGCGGCCGCGGTCGGGCCATCTGCCCCGCGCCGGCCGAAGCGACGACACCGACACCCCGCTTGATCAGATCTTCCAGTTCAACGGGATTCGGCGATTTCGACATGGCCGTTTCCAGCGCGATCTGCTTATTCAGGTACAAGGTGGCCAGCGCCTGGTTGAATGTCTGCATGCCGTGCTTTTCCTGTCCGGCCTGCATGGAACCGTAGATCTGGTGCACCTTGTCCTCGCGGATCAAGTTGCGGATGGCCGAGTTGGGAATCATGACCTCCAAGGCCACCGTGCGGCCGACGCCGCCCAACTTCGGCAACAGCGTCTGGCAGCACACGCCTTCCAGCACCATGGACAGCTGGGTGCGGATCTGCTGCTGCTGATGGGCGGGAAAAACGTCGATGATGCGGTTGATGGTGCTGACGGCGGTGTTGGTGTGCAGCGTGGCCAGGGTCAAGTGACCCGTTTCGGCCACGCGCAGAGCGGACTCGATGGTCTCCAGGTCACGCATCTCACCGATGAGCACGACGTCGGGATCCTGCCGCAACAGCACGCGCAGCGCGTTGGTGAACGAGTGGGTGTCGCTCTGGATCTCGCGTTGGTTGACGATGCAGTTGCGGTGCGGATGCAGGAATTCGATGGGATCCTCGAGTGTGACAATGTGGTCATGGCGTTCCCGGTTGATCTTGTCGATCATGGTGGCCAGCGTCGTGGATTTGCCGCTGCCGGTGGGGCCCGTCACCAGGATCAGCCCGCGGGGTTTCTCGCACAGAGTGGCCAGAATGGAGGGCAGGCCAAGGGCTTCGAAACTCTTGATCTCAAATGGTATCAGACGGAAGACCGCCGCAATGGCGCCGCGCTGATAGAAGATGTTGCCACGGAACCGGGACACGTCCTTGACGCCGAACGAGAAGTCCAACTCCAAGTTCTCCTCCAGGCGGTGCTTTTGGGCGTCCGTCAAGACGCTGTAAGCCAACCGCTTGGTTTCTGCGGCATTCATGGACGGGAGATCGAGCGGCCGCAGTCGGCCGTCGATACGAACTTGCGGCGGTGAACCGGTGGTGAGGTGAAGGTCCGAGCCGCCCAGTTCCTTCAACTTGCGCAGTAACTCGGGTAACGAAATCATGCCAGGACTCCGTTTTCAGATTCGAGGATATGCAATCGAATTATAACATTTTTCAACAATCAAACAACTTTTGTTCAATATAGTGTTGAAAATGCGCGGACTGTCTCAGTCCTTGACTGTTTCGCGGACCACCTCGTCAATGGTCGTGATCCCTTCCTTGATCTTCAGCAGACCGCTGCGGCGCAGCGTGATCATGCCCAATTCGATGGACTTGCGCTTCAGCTCCCGGGCTGACGCGCCGATGAGGATCAACTCCGAAATCTCCTCGTTGATGGCCATGCATTCGAACAGGCCGATGCGGCCCTTGTAACCGGTGTTGTTGCAGTGTTCGCACCCCTGGCCATGCATGACCGTGACGCTGGACGCCTCCTCAGGCGTGAACCCCAGGTCCACCAGTGATTTCTTGGGGACCTTCACCTCGGCTTTGCAATTGGTGCAGATCTTGCGGATCAGACGCTGCGCGGCGACCAGCAGCAGGCTGTTGGAAACGAGGAACGGTTCAATACCCATGTTCAGCAGACGGTTGACCGTCGAAGGCGCATCGTTGGTGTGGAGCGTGCTCAGGACCAGGTGGCCGGTCAGGGCGGCTTTGATGGCGATCTCCGCCGTCTCGAAGTCGCGGACCTCGCCGACGAGGATGATGTTGGGGTCCTGCCGCAGGAACGAGCGCAGCGCCGCGGCGAACGTCAACCCGATCTGCTCGTGGATCTGGACCTGGTTGATGCCGCCGAGGTTGAATTCCACCGGGTCTTCGGCGGTGATGATGTTCACATCCGTGGTGTTGAGTCGGCTAATGGCCGAGTAGAGGGTGTTGGTTTTGCCGCTGCCGGTGGGGCCCGTAACCAGCACCATGCCGTACGGTTTGGTGATGGCGTCCTCGAAATACTTGAGGGATGTCGGCTCCATGCCCAGCTTGGTCATGTCCAGCATCAGCTTGCTGCGGTCCAGGAGGCGCATGACGATCTTCTCGCCGTGGATGGTGGGCAGGCAGGAGACACGAAAGTCGATCTCGATCTTTTTGCCCTCCAGCGTGGTCTTGACCTTGATGCGGCCGTCCTGGGGCAGGCGCTTCTCGGCGATGTCCAGCTTGGCCATGATCTTGACGCGGGAGGTGAGCGCGTCCTTGAGTTTCATGGGCGGCGCCATGATGTTGTAGAGCACACCGTCGATCCGGAACCGGATCCGGAAGTCTTTCTCGTAAGGCTCGATGTGGATATCGGAGGCCGCGCGCTTGATGGCGTCGGCGATGAACAGGTTCACCAGCTTGATGATGGGCGCTTCCTCGCTGGAGCGCTGAAGCTCGTCCACATCCATCTGTTCCTGTTCTTCCTCGACCTCGAGGTCGAATTCGTCCTTCTTCTCCTCAATGGTGAGCTGGTCGTATACCTTTTTCAGCTCGATGGCGTGCGGCGTGCCGTAGTATTTTTCGATCGCTCGGGTGATGGCGCCCTCCGAGGCGATCACCGGCTCGATGTTGAAACCCGTCATGAACTTAATGTCGTCCATGGCGAACACGTTCGAAGGGTCCGTGGTGGCGATGGTCAGGGTGGAACCGACCCGGCTCAGCGGGATGACCTGGTATTTCTGGGCGGTTTCCAGGGGGATCAGCTTGACCACATCGGGATCGATCTCGAAATAATCCAGGTTGATCGACGGAACGCCGTACTGGTGGCTGAGCACATTGGTGATGTCGTCTTCCGTCACGAAGTCCAGCTCCACCAGGATGGAGCCGATCCGGCCGCCGTATTTTTTCTGGTGCTCGAGAGCCTGATTCAACTGCTCGGGTGAGATGAGTTTTTCCTTTAGCAGAAGATCGCCAATTTTGGTGGTCATGCGAATGAGTCCATATGTTTGATATTACGAAGATCGTAGAAGAGTTTGAAGAAATTGTCAAGAACCGTTCGGCGCAAGATCAAGTCGAGATTCCAGTTAGACGAATCCTCACTTGCCGATGCAGAAGGTGTCGAAGATCCGGCCGAGGAGCTCTTCCACCGCCGTGGCGCCGGTCAGGGTGTCCAACGCCGCCAGCGAGCGTCGCAGGTGGTAGAGCAGGAACTCCTCGCTCTCGCCAGCGGCCAGAGCTGCAGCGGCGGATTCCAGCGCCTGCAGGCATTCGCGAATGCAGGTCTGCTGGCGCAATCCGACGATGATGGCGTCGTCCGCAGGGAGGCCGTCTTCGGGCGCCACCAGGAGCCGGATCTGGCGACGCAACTCGTCGAGGCCGGCGCCGGTCCGGGCGGAAACGAGCACCACCGGTGTTGCGGGGCGTGCCGCCTGGATGAACGAAGGAGTCGTGCGGATCGGCAGATCGGATTTGTTCAGCGCGAGCAGCACCCCGTGCGGCCGGACTGCGGCGAGGCGTTCGCCGTCAGCAAGTTCCCAGCCGCGGCTGGCGTCGATCACGAACACGATAACGTCCGCATCGGCTGCGGCCGCGGCGCTTTTTTCAATGCCCAGCCGCTCAATCCGGTCGTCCGATGCGCGCAGGCCTGCCGTGTCGAAGACAGTGACGGGGAGTCCCTCGATCTGGATGGGCTCCCGCAGGACATCCCGCGTGGTGCCGGGCAGTTCGGTGACGATGGCGCGCTCTTCTCCCACCAGCCGGTTAAACAGGCTGGATTTGCCGACGTTGGCTCCGCCGATGATGGCCAGGCTGAAGCCGTCCTGAAGGAGCCTGGCGTAGCGGAAACCGGCGGTGATTGAGGCGAGCTGCTTCGAGACGGCGCTGAGACGTTCGCCCAGACCGCGTGCGAGGTGTTCTTCCGGCATGTCCTCGCCGAACTCCACCTCCGTCTCCAGGGTGCAGATGATGGCGATCAGTTCGTCTTTGACCGGCTGGAGGGAACGGGAGATGCTGCCCGCCAGCTGCCGTTCCGCCACGCGCGCCTGATGCAGGGTGCGGGCCGCCACGACGTCGCGGACCGCTTCGGCCTGGGTCAGATCCAGTTTGCCGGCCAGGAACGCGCGCAGGGTGAATTCGCCGGGTTCCGCCAGCCGGGCGCCGGAATGGAGCAACAGGCGAAGGATGTCCCGAACGATCACCGGGGAACCGTGGACAGATATCTCGGCCATGTCCTGGCCGGTGTAGGAACGGGGCGCACGGTAGGTGGTGACCACCGCCTGGTCGATGATTGATCCGTCGGTGGGGTCGATGAGACGGCCGAGGACGGCCCGGCTGCGAACGAGCCGCCGTCGTCCCTCCGGACGGAAGAGCCTGCGGATCAGGGAGCCGGACTCAGGGCCGCTGACGCGGACGACGGCGATGGCGCCCCGCCCGGGTGGCGTGGCCACCGCGGCGATGGTGTCATCCTGCCGAAGCGGGCGCATCTGAACCGATCACCGGGTGACGGCTTTTTTGGCTTTCGCCTTTTTCCCTTTAACCGGGTCGCCGGACGGGAGGAATTTCTCCACGGCCTTCTGCATGAGCCAGGCGAACACGTTGCTGAACAGGAAGTAGACCACGAGGCCGCTGGACATGTTAAGGAAGAAGAAGGTCATCATGGCCGGCATCATGTAGGTCATCATGGCCTGCTGCACTTTGCTGTCCGGTGCGGGGGAGGTGGCCGAGGTCTGCTTGATCTGGATGATCATGGTCAGGCCCATGACCACGGGCGTGATCCAGTATGGATCGGGCGCGGACAGGTCCTTGAGCCAGAACACGAACGGTTGTCGCCAGAACTCGATGGACTTGTCGATCAGGTTGTAGAAGGCGATGAGAAAGGGGATCTGGACCACCATGGGCAGGCAGCCGCTCATGGGATTGACGCCGTGCTCCTTGTAGAGCTGCATCATCTCCATGTTCATCTTTTGGCGGTCCTCGGCCGACTTGGAGCCCTTGTATTTGGCCTGGATCGCCTTCATCTGCGGCTGGATCTTCTGCATCTGCTTCATGCTCTTCATCTGGAAGAAGCGGATCGGGAACAGGGCCAGGGTGATGAAGAAGGTCAGAATCACGATGCACCAGCCCCAGTTGCTCACGTACTGGTTGAGCCAGCGCAGGGCATAGTAGAGCGGTTTGACGATGATGCTGAACCAGCCGAAATCGATGGCCTGGGCCAGGTCGGTCGAGATGCCCGACATGATGTCATATGACTTGGGGCCGAAGTAGACAGGGATCATGCCTGCATTGGATCCGGCAGGGAAGAAAACAGAGACGACGTGGGCTGTCTTGGCTGCGCCGTCCTTGGCGGTGTGGGACCATACACGGTTGGTCGCCCGGATCTCGGGGAAGGCGCCCATGGCCAGAGCGGCGAAGAACTTGGTCTGCACTCCGGCCCACTTGAGGCTGCCCCGGATCATCTGTTGGCCGTCCTTCTCGTCGCTGACCTTCGGTCCGTCCAGCGTCGACGTGCTCCCGCCGTCAAAATAGATGATCTGCGGCGGCGTCTGATACTGTTCGGCGGGCACCAGGTCGTGCTCGGTGAGCCCGGGACCGATCTGCACCAGCGGTGCGAGCACCTGGCCGCGATATACCACCCGGCACTGCACACCGATGACGTACGGTGAATCCGAGGCGAAACTGACGCGTTTTTCCACTTCCAGATTGGCCCGGCGGTAGGTGAAGCGGACCTGGCGGATGCTGCGCCGAGCCTCGGTGACGGTCTCCTCATCGACTTGGTAGATCAGGCGGGCGAGTTCCGTCTCCAGGTCCGGCTGGGACGGCAGGTACAATGTGAGGAAGGAACCATAGTCGGATGGCAGGACGGAGGGAATGAGCTCCACACCGCCTTTGCCGTCGTCGTGATACTTTTTCAGGACCAGGCTGCGGAGCACCGCGCCGCGGTTGTCCAGCCGGGCAGTGAAGTGCTCGGAGTCGATGGTGACCGTGCGCGGCTCCGCCTGGGTTTCGGGCATCGCCGGCGTCTGCGGGGCGGCGTCCATCGCGGGTGCCTCGGGCTGGGGGGCGGACGCCCCGGCAGGAGGCGGTGTTTCCGGCATCGGTGGTCCCGCCTGGCCTTTCTGAGCCGGCGGCACCGCCGGATTCGGCGGCGGCGTCTTCACGAAGATCATCTGATAGGCGACCAAGACGACGACGGACAGGATGATGGCCAGAATCAGACGTTTTTCCATCGGGACTCCAAGGAGCGGAATTCGCCCGGATCCACGGGATCATATCCGCCGGGGTGGAATGGGTGGCACTTGGCCAGCCGGCGCACGCCCAGCCAGCTGCCACGCAAAGCGCCGTGCGCCTGAACAGCCTGCCGGAAATATTCGGAGCAGGTGGGATGGAACCGGCAGGCGGGCGGCAGCAGCGGGGAGACGACCCGTTGGTAGGCGGTCAGCACGGCGACGAGCATGGTTCGGATCACTTGGGCACATCCTGCAGGGGCAGCCGCTCCAGTTTCAACCGGTACTCCTTTTCCAGTGCGGCATAGGTGGCCGTCGCCGAAGCCTTGCGCGCGTTGAGCACCAGGTCGAAGTGGGGTACCCCCAGCGGTTTGTTCTTCCGGAACATCTCCCGGTACAGTCGCTTCACCCGGTTGCGCACAACCGCCCCTCCGATTTTGCGGGATACCGTGGTGCCCAGGCGGTGGTACGCGAACGGATTGATCGTGTAATATAAAACGAACAGGGCCGAATCGAGTTTGACACCCTGTTCGTATATCGCCGAGAACTCTGTTTGCTTGCGGATCCGATGATATCGGGTGAACGTGTGATCCGGATCGAAAATCACGATCAGTTGCACACCAGGCGCTGGCGACCCTTCGCCCGGCGTCGGGCCAGCACCTTCCGCCCGCCTTTGGTGGTCATCCGGGCCCTGAAACCGTGAGTCTTGGCGCGGCGCCTATTGTTGGGTTGGAATGTCCGTTTCATCGATGTATGGCTCCTAATACTCGCGTTAGTGTTCGGTGGTTGATCATTACTCTCTGCAGATCAGCAGGTTGTCCGCATGCGTAGCCGCGCGAGAGGCGGTCATCGAGTGCCGGCCGGCAGCGCAACGGGCTCATTTATATACAAATGACGCCGTCCTGTCAAGCCCGGAATGCAGACCGCCGCGGACGAATGACCTTGGGTGACGCCGGGATACCGGTTTATAATGGCAACGCATGGCCAGAATCCTGATCCTGAATCCTCCGTTCATGGACGATTTCGTCCGATCGGCCCGCTGGGCGGCTCGTTCCCGCGGCCGCGTCCAGCGTCATCCCGATTACCTGCTTATCGCCACGGCCGTGCTGGAAGCAGCAGGACACGATCTGAGATTCATCGACGGCGCCGCCCTCAATCTGAAACCATCGGATATATGGGAAGCGGCGGACGGCTTTCGGCCGGATGTGGCCGTGCTGCACACCACGACGCCCTCCATATACAGCGATATCAGTCTGGCCCGATCGATCAAGGGGCGCACCGGGGCGTTCACGGTGTTGGTGGGCAACCACGTCTCGGCCGAGCCGGACGACAGCTTCCGGATCGCTGCCGGCGCGGTGGACCGAATCGTGCGGGGTGAATACGATTTCATTCTGCGCGAGCTGGTCGAACGGCCGGATGACAAGACCTTAGCCGGAATTTCCTTTCAGGGTGACGGCGGAGTGACGCACAATCCGCTGCCTCCGCCGCTGGACGTGAACGAACTGCCGTTTCCCGCCTGGCACCACGTGCGACCGGAGTGGTACCGCGACGCCGGCAAGATGTATCCCTTTCTCACGCTCCTCTCGGGGCGGGGCTGCTTCGCGCACTGCACCTTCTGTCAGGACCCCCAGCTCATGGTGGGACACCGGCTGCGCATGCGTCGACCGGAGCTGGTAGTGGACGAAATCGCGCATGATCTGTCACTGTTTCCCGGGCTGCGCGAGATCATGTTCGAGACCGACACCTTTGTGGCCTCGCGCGCCCACGTCGCGGGCGTGTGCGAGGAGATCCTGCGCCGTGACATCCGGATCGCCTGGAGCTGCAATGCCCGGGTGGACATGGACCTGGACCTGCTCCCGCTGATGCGGCGCGCCGGCTGCCGGATGCTCATGACGGGATTCGAATTCGGCACCCAGACCGCCCTGGATGCCGTCCGCAAGGGCGTGACACTGGAGCAGAGCGAGGCGTTCGCGCGCCGGTCGCATGAGCTGGGCTTCATCGTCCACGGTTGTTTCATGATTGGCGCGCCGGGCGAAACCAGGGAGTCGGCTCTTCAGACCATCGCGTTCGCCAAACGGCTGCCGCTGGACACGATCCAGATTTCGGGGATCTGCGTCTATCCGGGCACCGAGATGTACCGCTGGGCTGTTGCAAACGGCTTTCTGGTACCGAGAGACTGGACAGAGTGGATCAGCGCCGACGGCGAGCAGGTCACCCTGCTGAGCTATCCGCAACTCGCGAAATCAGAGATTGACGAGTTGATCGACCGCGGCCTGCGCGAGTTCTACCTCCGGCCGCGCCAGCTGCTCCGAATGCTTATGGCGGTGCGTTCCTGGGGAGACGTTCGGCGCAAGGCATACGGGGCGTGGAGCTACCTGCGGTACAACTTGGAACGGCTGCGGGGGAGGCGCCGGCCATGAAGGTTGCGGTAGTGGTGCCGTGTTTCAACAGCGCCCGATATATCGAGCGAACGCTTGATGCGCTGCAGCAGTTGGATTCGGGTGGGCACGAATTGGAGTTCGTGCTGGTGGACGACGGGTCCATCGACGACACGGCGGAGCGCATCAGCCGGCGGGGCGTCACGGTGATTCGGCAGCCGAACGCCGGTCCCGCCGCCGCCCGGAACACCGGTTGGCGCCGGGCTGCTGGTGAGGTGGTCTGTTTCACCGATGCCGACTGCGTTCCGCCGCCCGGGTGGGTTGTCGGTTTGCTCGCCGGTCTGGATGCCGCGGACGTGGGGGCAGTGGCCGGCGGTTACGCAGCGGCCAACGACGATCAACCGCTGGCCCGGCTCATCCAGGCTGAAATCGCCTACCGCCACCGGCGGATGCCCGCGTTCGTAAGGGCCGGGGGCACCTACAACCTGGCAGTGCGGCGCACCGTGTTGGAACAGGTGGGCGGCTTCGACGAGTCGTTCCCAACCGCCAGCGCCGAGGATAACGACTTGTCGTACCGCATTCGCCAGGCCGGTTACCGGATTGCCTTCCGTCCCGGCTGCCGGGTGGCCCATCACCACCCGGAACGGATCGGGACGTATCTCCGCACGCAATACATCCACGGCTTCTGGCGGAGCCGGCTGTACCGCAAGCATCCAACCTTCGTGTCCGGCGACGACTACACCCGGCCGCGGGACATGCTGGATGTCGTGCTGGCGATGGGGATTTCCGCAGCCGCCCTGCCGGCCGCAGTCGGCGGGCCATGGGCCGGCTGGATGGCGGGTGGCACCGCCGGCGCCCTCCTGTTGCTCGAAGGATGGGCCGCGGCGGGCGTTGCCCGCGAGGCGCGGGAATTTGGTCTGTGGCCCCTCGGCCTGGCCGCGTTTACACTTCGGGCGTTCGCGCGCATGGCGGGGTGGGTGCTCGGCTTCCTGACGCCAGGCCTCCGGAGCGGGCGGGGGAACCGCGGGAGGATGCGGCGATGATCCGGCCGTTCGATCCCCGGGAAGTGCTCTTTCTAATCCCCGCGTTCAACGAGGAGGGGAATCTCGGCGCCGTCCTGGACGAACTCCACCGCGAGTTTCCCGCGGCGACCCTGCTGGTGATCGACGACGGGTCCACCGATCGGACCGCTGCCGTGGCGCGCGCCCACGGGGCGATCGTCGTCACGTTGCCGTTCAACATGGGTATCGGCGCCGCCATCCAAACCGGAATCGCGTACGCGCTGGCCGAAGGATTCCACTGGGTGCTCCGCCTGGACGGCGACGGCCAGCATGATCCGAGCGACATTCACCGCTTCTTCGATCATCTCCGCCGTCAACCGGCGGACCTGTTGATCGGTTCCCGCTTTCTCTCCCGCGCCGGTTTTCAATCTTCCTGGCTGAGGCGGCTCGCCATCGGTTTCCTCTGCCGGCTGATCCGGACGCTGACGGGATTTCGGGTGACCGATGCCACGTCGGGGTTCCACCTGTACAGCCACCGGGCCATGCAGCGTCTCTGCCGCCTCTACCCCGACGACTATCCGGAGCCCGAGGTCATCATCATGCTGTACAAATGGAAGATGTGCGTCGACGAGGTGCCGGTGACCATGCGGGAGCGTTCCGCCGGCATGTCGTCGATCACGTTCCTGCGCTCCGGGTATTACATGGTGAAAGTGACGCTGGCCATCCTGATCGATATGATCCGCTACTGAGCCGGAGGTGCGCATGACGTTTGTCCAGATCTTCACCACGGCGATCAACGGCCTGCTCCTGCTGGCCATCATTCATTTCCTCAGGCGGGAGAAGCTGAAGGAAAAATACTCCCTCCTCTGGCTGGCCGCCATCGTCTGCATCCAGGTGCTCATCCTGTCGGAAGGCTGGCTGAACCGGCTGGCCCAGCTCGTCGGAATCTACTATCCCCCGTCGCTTGTGTTCTATCTGGCGATCCTGTTCCTGTTCGCGATTGTGCTGCACCAGGGGCTGGCGATGTCCAAACTGACCCGTCAAAATCAGGTGCTGGCCCAGCGGCTGGCTTTGCTGGAAGCCCGACTGGAGTATCGGTCGACGTTGGGAGACGAGGCGCCGCCGGCTGGGGACTGATCACTGCCCGCTGTTCTCAATCCGTTCGAAGGTTTTGGCCTGGCGGTTTTTACGGACCCGGTCCACGTCGTAGACCTCGTTGTGGAAGACGATGTGGATGCCGGCGGGGAGGAATTTCGTGGCGAACAGCGCCTCGGTGAGGTTCTGAATGCCGTCGCTGTTCTGCACCACCAGCGGCAGCATGGCGCCGGTCAGGACGATGGGGACCTTGATCTGCGGCAGGTGCGATTTGATGTAGCGGCCGGTGTCCACCATTGTGTCCGTGCCGTGGGTGATGACGATGGGCCGGCCGTCTTCCTGGAGGCGCTGGATGGTCTGGGCGATGACCTGCCGGTGCTCGTCGGTCATTTGGAGGCTGTCGATGTTCATGAGCCGCAGCGAATGCAGCCGGACGTAAGGAAGCCGCAGCGGCGGGAATTCGCGGTCGATCCAGCTCTCGATGTTGTCGATGCCGCCCTGGACCTCATCGTAGATCTTTTCGATGGTCCCACCCGTGAAGACGATGTTGATGTGATGCATCTGGCTCATAGGTGACTCCGTGGGTTCAGGATTCGGCGGGCCGGCAGAAAGAACGTGCCGCCGCGGCCGGCCATCGCCTCCAGCACAGCCAGTGGCTGCGCGGCCGCCAGCAGGGAAAAGTATAGCACTTTTCGGGTCAGCGCCAAGCGGTTGTCGCCGCGGACGGCCATCGCCACGGGGTCCAGGGCGGGAGCCAGCGACGTGGCGATCGCCGCTGCGTTGTCTCGCAGCGAGAAGAACCGGGGCGGACCGGGTTCGTAACCGGTCCGGCGGAGTAGGTCGGCCAGGGCGCGAGGCCGGAAACTCACCACGTG includes:
- the yidC gene encoding membrane protein insertase YidC, with amino-acid sequence MEKRLILAIILSVVVLVAYQMIFVKTPPPNPAVPPAQKGQAGPPMPETPPPAGASAPQPEAPAMDAAPQTPAMPETQAEPRTVTIDSEHFTARLDNRGAVLRSLVLKKYHDDGKGGVELIPSVLPSDYGSFLTLYLPSQPDLETELARLIYQVDEETVTEARRSIRQVRFTYRRANLEVEKRVSFASDSPYVIGVQCRVVYRGQVLAPLVQIGPGLTEHDLVPAEQYQTPPQIIYFDGGSTSTLDGPKVSDEKDGQQMIRGSLKWAGVQTKFFAALAMGAFPEIRATNRVWSHTAKDGAAKTAHVVSVFFPAGSNAGMIPVYFGPKSYDIMSGISTDLAQAIDFGWFSIIVKPLYYALRWLNQYVSNWGWCIVILTFFITLALFPIRFFQMKSMKQMQKIQPQMKAIQAKYKGSKSAEDRQKMNMEMMQLYKEHGVNPMSGCLPMVVQIPFLIAFYNLIDKSIEFWRQPFVFWLKDLSAPDPYWITPVVMGLTMIIQIKQTSATSPAPDSKVQQAMMTYMMPAMMTFFFLNMSSGLVVYFLFSNVFAWLMQKAVEKFLPSGDPVKGKKAKAKKAVTR
- a CDS encoding type IV pilus twitching motility protein PilT, with the translated sequence MISLPELLRKLKELGGSDLHLTTGSPPQVRIDGRLRPLDLPSMNAAETKRLAYSVLTDAQKHRLEENLELDFSFGVKDVSRFRGNIFYQRGAIAAVFRLIPFEIKSFEALGLPSILATLCEKPRGLILVTGPTGSGKSTTLATMIDKINRERHDHIVTLEDPIEFLHPHRNCIVNQREIQSDTHSFTNALRVLLRQDPDVVLIGEMRDLETIESALRVAETGHLTLATLHTNTAVSTINRIIDVFPAHQQQQIRTQLSMVLEGVCCQTLLPKLGGVGRTVALEVMIPNSAIRNLIREDKVHQIYGSMQAGQEKHGMQTFNQALATLYLNKQIALETAMSKSPNPVELEDLIKRGVGVVASAGAGQMARPRPQPPTGRS
- the yidD gene encoding membrane protein insertion efficiency factor YidD, translating into MRTMLVAVLTAYQRVVSPLLPPACRFHPTCSEYFRQAVQAHGALRGSWLGVRRLAKCHPFHPGGYDPVDPGEFRSLESRWKNV
- the pilB gene encoding type IV-A pilus assembly ATPase PilB gives rise to the protein MTTKIGDLLLKEKLISPEQLNQALEHQKKYGGRIGSILVELDFVTEDDITNVLSHQYGVPSINLDYFEIDPDVVKLIPLETAQKYQVIPLSRVGSTLTIATTDPSNVFAMDDIKFMTGFNIEPVIASEGAITRAIEKYYGTPHAIELKKVYDQLTIEEKKDEFDLEVEEEQEQMDVDELQRSSEEAPIIKLVNLFIADAIKRAASDIHIEPYEKDFRIRFRIDGVLYNIMAPPMKLKDALTSRVKIMAKLDIAEKRLPQDGRIKVKTTLEGKKIEIDFRVSCLPTIHGEKIVMRLLDRSKLMLDMTKLGMEPTSLKYFEDAITKPYGMVLVTGPTGSGKTNTLYSAISRLNTTDVNIITAEDPVEFNLGGINQVQIHEQIGLTFAAALRSFLRQDPNIILVGEVRDFETAEIAIKAALTGHLVLSTLHTNDAPSTVNRLLNMGIEPFLVSNSLLLVAAQRLIRKICTNCKAEVKVPKKSLVDLGFTPEEASSVTVMHGQGCEHCNNTGYKGRIGLFECMAINEEISELILIGASARELKRKSIELGMITLRRSGLLKIKEGITTIDEVVRETVKD
- a CDS encoding type II secretion system F family protein, translated to MPTYVFRGKHLVTNAIVSGERFSPSKQALMTLLRNEQINPLSVKEKGKEIALPTIKKRVSDKDIAFFTRQFAVMIDSGLPLVQCIRILGMQQEKATFQQVLLQVQRDVEAGQSLSDAMAKHPKVFDALYVNMVQAGETGGILDTILKRLSAYMEKIVKLKAAIKSALIYPAVVISVAIIAVFLLLWLVIPTFASLFEGLGAELPLLTKIVIGTSHFIARFAILIIILIGVIAYAIKKWYDTPAGREVIDRLLLKIPIVGVLLQKIAISRFTQTLSTLITSGIPILEALDITSRAAGNVIFEQAIKKVQTEIEAGKNLTTPLEETGMFPTMVIQMVNVGEQTGELDSMLERVASFYEDEVDRSVANLMSLLEPLLLVFLGVTIGTIVVSMYLPMFTLISRLAGAH
- the mnmE gene encoding tRNA uridine-5-carboxymethylaminomethyl(34) synthesis GTPase MnmE, which encodes MRPLRQDDTIAAVATPPGRGAIAVVRVSGPESGSLIRRLFRPEGRRRLVRSRAVLGRLIDPTDGSIIDQAVVTTYRAPRSYTGQDMAEISVHGSPVIVRDILRLLLHSGARLAEPGEFTLRAFLAGKLDLTQAEAVRDVVAARTLHQARVAERQLAGSISRSLQPVKDELIAIICTLETEVEFGEDMPEEHLARGLGERLSAVSKQLASITAGFRYARLLQDGFSLAIIGGANVGKSSLFNRLVGEERAIVTELPGTTRDVLREPIQIEGLPVTVFDTAGLRASDDRIERLGIEKSAAAAADADVIVFVIDASRGWELADGERLAAVRPHGVLLALNKSDLPIRTTPSFIQAARPATPVVLVSARTGAGLDELRRQIRLLVAPEDGLPADDAIIVGLRQQTCIRECLQALESAAAALAAGESEEFLLYHLRRSLAALDTLTGATAVEELLGRIFDTFCIGK